The genomic interval GTATCGGACCCGTCTGGGACCGGGCCGCACGTCGCGGCGGCGGACACGCGCGATGCGCCGTCGACCGCCACGAAGCTCGCCGCCGAGGCGGCGGGCACCTTCCTCCTCGTCTTCGGCGGCGTCGGCACGGCGCTGTTCGCAGCGAACAACGGCCTCGCCGAGAACGGCTTCCCGGTACACGTCGGTGAACCCGGCCCGTTCGCTCGCGGCCGCGATCTACGGCGGCCCCGACGCCCTCGCGCAGCTGTGGGTGTTCCTCGTGTTCCCGATCGTCGGCGGCCTGCTCGCGGGCTTCGTGCACCGCGCCCTGTTCGACGCGAAGCCGGCGCGCTGACCGCCGCGCCCGCACGACAGCGACCCCGCCTCGGATGAGGCGGGGCCGTTGTGGTGAGGATGCCGGGGCGCGCGCCCCGGCATCCGTCTCACGCGTGCAGGTCGAACCGGTCGAGCTCGGTGACGCGGCCCCACGCGGCGGCGAAGTCGCGGACGAACTTCTCGTTCGCGTCGTCGGAGGCGTACACCTCGGCGAGCGCCCGCAGCTCGGAGTTCGAACCGAACAGCAGGTCGACGCGGGTGCCGACGCCGACCTTCTCACCGGTGGCGTCCTTCGTGCCGAGGAACGCGTGCGACCCGGGGTCGAGCGGCTTCCACGTCGTGCCGAGGTCGAGCAGGTTCACGAAGAAGTCGTTCGTGAGCACGCCGACGCGGTCGGTGAAGACGCCGTGGTCCGAGCCGTCCCAGTTCGCGCCGAGCACGCGCAGGCCGCCGACGAGCACCGTCATCTCCGGGGCGCTGAGGGTCAGCAGG from Microbacterium aurum carries:
- a CDS encoding aquaporin, translating into MNPARSLAAAIYGGPDALAQLWVFLVFPIVGGLLAGFVHRALFDAKPAR